The Deinococcus fonticola sequence ATCGCACAAAATTCTGAAAGCCTACCGGAAACGGTGGAAAATCGAGTGCCTGTTTCGAGCGCTGAAATCCAAGGGATTTCAGCTTGAGAACACCCACATGACGCTCCATGACCACCTTGAACGGTTGCTCTGCGTGCTGACCTTGGCCTACGTGTGGTGCATTCTGGTCGGGCTTCAACAAAGTGTTCGACTCAAAACCCACGGAAGGAGGGCGTGGAGTGTCATCACCTTGGGTCTGAGAGAATTGGTACGGGCGTGGAGCCAGCCTGAAAAACAGCGTGGGGTACAGCTACTTGCCTTTATTGACCTCCTTTCTCCATCCCAGACGGGATTTTTGGAAACTGTCGGGT is a genomic window containing:
- a CDS encoding transposase; protein product: NSNAATRLLILEDALEILHCQDIFTLYGDREFIGQDWVDGLIDQGIPVTIRIRYTTSIDGLPGREWLSDLQPGAVGVLLDDVEVFGSPMNVVGTFTTDGEMLLVASNAMKSHKILKAYRKRWKIECLFRALKSKGFQLENTHMTLHDHLERLLCVLTLAYVWCILVGLQQSVRLKTHGRRAWSVITLGLRELVRAWSQPEKQRGVQLLAFIDLLSPSQTGFLETVG